The Pseudomonas iranensis genome includes a window with the following:
- a CDS encoding GNAT family N-acetyltransferase/peptidase C39 family protein — protein sequence MSFDFRFASMDDIDDLVELERVCFTLDRLNQRNFSWMLSRANAALIVVTSGATLCGYALVLFHRGTSLGRLYSIAVSPAWRGHELGQRLLEQAQACALARNCAWLRLEVRADNSAAIRLYEANGYQRFASVEDYYEDHCEALRYEKRILRETPAPARQVPYYQQTTEFTCGAACLLMAMSAIDSSRAMTRAEEIQLWREATTIFMTAGHGGCSPQGLALAAWRRGFDVRLEVSHAGSLFLHGVRSTEKKSIMKLVEDGFAQDLAATQVEQVLGEYLQIGAALAAGYKPLVLISSYRFTRLKAPHWVIITGCDEDFVYLHDPDVDHSKLKRGLDCQHLPVSHQEFLRMTVFGVQRVRAAVMLRSR from the coding sequence ATGTCTTTTGATTTTCGCTTTGCATCCATGGACGATATCGACGATCTGGTCGAATTGGAGCGGGTGTGTTTTACCCTCGACCGGTTGAATCAGCGCAACTTCAGCTGGATGCTCAGTCGAGCGAATGCCGCGTTGATTGTTGTCACCTCGGGCGCAACTCTTTGCGGTTACGCGCTGGTGCTTTTTCACCGAGGCACCTCTCTTGGACGCCTGTATTCGATTGCCGTCAGCCCTGCGTGGCGCGGACATGAGCTTGGCCAGCGTCTGCTGGAACAGGCCCAGGCCTGCGCATTGGCGCGCAACTGCGCATGGCTGCGGTTGGAGGTGCGCGCTGACAACAGCGCTGCCATTCGCCTCTACGAAGCCAACGGCTATCAGCGCTTTGCCAGTGTCGAGGACTACTACGAGGACCACTGCGAGGCGTTGCGCTACGAGAAACGCATCCTGCGCGAAACACCAGCGCCCGCGCGCCAAGTGCCTTACTACCAGCAAACCACCGAGTTCACCTGCGGCGCCGCGTGCTTGCTGATGGCCATGTCTGCCATCGATTCGAGCCGCGCCATGACCCGAGCGGAGGAAATCCAGCTATGGCGCGAGGCGACCACCATTTTCATGACGGCGGGGCACGGTGGCTGTAGTCCTCAGGGTCTGGCATTGGCGGCCTGGCGGCGCGGTTTCGATGTGCGCCTTGAGGTCAGTCACGCGGGCTCGCTTTTTCTTCACGGCGTACGCAGCACGGAGAAGAAGTCGATCATGAAACTGGTCGAGGACGGCTTTGCCCAAGACCTGGCGGCCACGCAAGTCGAGCAGGTGCTGGGTGAGTATCTGCAGATCGGCGCTGCGTTGGCGGCCGGATACAAACCGCTGGTGCTGATCAGCAGCTACCGATTCACCCGCTTGAAAGCGCCGCATTGGGTCATCATCACGGGGTGTGACGAGGACTTCGTCTACTTGCACGATCCTGATGTCGACCACAGCAAACTCAAGCGCGGGCTGGACTGCCAGCACTTGCCAGTCAGTCACCAGGAATTTCTGCGCATGACGGTGTTTGGCGTCCAGCGGGTTCGCGCTGCCGTGATGCTGCGCTCCCGTTGA
- a CDS encoding magnesium transporter CorA family protein has product MIEGYGIDCGALHRTSGEQATVWLCVAPDAAEQLNLHRRLGIGAQAIESSLDPDEVARIEVKPDHLFMIWKRPESFDGRAFNVSSFGVVLSEKRLVVICASNSLLSGLEHDAQMTGPLDVLMALLAESVHHYLGHLRVVKQIAREIQQQFTRAMDNQQLAQMYNLSESLVYYVNAIQSNGAVLTLLRNHGQRQGFSDGQLAALNDLIVENEQSFQQARIHAKVFANLIESHGNLANNSMNRALRKLTLINVVFLPLNLIAGIGGMSEFSMMTSGVPWWMSFPVLIACMGLVGAGMVLVLRRMA; this is encoded by the coding sequence ATGATTGAAGGCTATGGCATTGATTGCGGCGCCCTGCACAGGACATCTGGAGAACAGGCGACTGTCTGGCTGTGTGTCGCCCCGGACGCAGCCGAGCAACTGAATTTGCACAGACGCCTGGGCATTGGCGCACAAGCGATAGAGTCGTCGCTGGACCCTGACGAAGTGGCCCGCATCGAGGTCAAGCCTGATCACCTGTTTATGATCTGGAAGCGCCCGGAAAGCTTCGACGGGCGCGCATTCAACGTTTCGTCCTTCGGAGTGGTGCTGAGCGAAAAACGCCTGGTGGTTATTTGCGCGAGCAACTCGCTGCTTTCGGGGTTGGAGCACGATGCGCAAATGACCGGGCCGCTGGACGTGCTGATGGCGTTGCTCGCTGAAAGCGTTCACCACTATCTCGGGCATTTGCGCGTGGTCAAACAGATCGCTCGGGAGATCCAACAGCAATTCACCCGGGCGATGGACAATCAGCAATTGGCGCAGATGTACAACCTGAGCGAAAGCCTCGTGTACTACGTCAATGCGATTCAAAGTAACGGAGCGGTGCTGACGCTGCTGCGCAACCACGGTCAGCGTCAGGGCTTCAGCGACGGTCAGCTGGCTGCGCTGAACGATCTGATCGTGGAAAACGAACAAAGCTTCCAGCAGGCCAGAATTCACGCCAAGGTGTTCGCCAACCTCATCGAATCCCACGGCAACCTTGCCAACAACAGCATGAACCGGGCGCTGCGCAAGCTGACGCTGATCAACGTCGTATTCCTTCCCTTGAACCTGATCGCCGGCATCGGTGGCATGTCGGAGTTCAGCATGATGACGTCCGGCGTTCCGTGGTGGATGTCCTTTCCCGTGCTGATCGCCTGCATGGGCCTCGTGGGCGCGGGGATGGTGCTGGTATTGCGGCGCATGGCCTGA
- a CDS encoding RimK family protein has protein sequence MSAVQANVNEVLDKTEHSTISLSEEPPSLKPSGSRLLILVERKDDWADYLPSESLMLAQDYLEHSDDFPHRTQVINLCRNYKYLGQGYYCSLLAEARGHKVFPSVRTVSELARKALYGVGLNDLQRTLERALANHPYGETEAFTLSLYFGKASIEPLQEIGRQLFEAFPCPILLVEFRRGESWQIAGIKAGALHKLRDEQQHVFADALDAFNRRTWRQPASKRVARYDLAILHDPDEALPPSNPEALQRFIAAGEQLGIDVELIEKKDYARLAEFDALFIRETTRVDDHTYRFAKKAESEGLVVIDDPSSILRCTNKVYLADLLKRRGLGMPVTEILYKDRPQELENAGRRLGFPLVLKIPDGCFSRGVIKVADAQALATAAQELFEHSVLLLAQEYCYTEYDWRVGVLNGEALYACRYFMSKGHWQIYNHKALPGEINGMCEAVPIEQAPPAVVQLAVQTARLIGDGLYGVDLKQAGDRVLVIEVNDNPNLDAGIEDAVLGDELYRRVLQAFTQRLELKHRGQAW, from the coding sequence ATGTCAGCGGTGCAAGCCAACGTGAACGAAGTATTAGACAAAACCGAGCATTCGACAATCTCCCTCAGCGAGGAACCTCCCAGTCTCAAACCCTCGGGAAGTCGATTGCTCATACTGGTCGAACGCAAGGATGACTGGGCTGATTACTTGCCTAGCGAGAGCCTGATGCTGGCTCAGGATTACCTTGAACACAGCGATGATTTTCCTCATCGCACCCAGGTCATCAACCTCTGCCGCAATTACAAATACCTCGGTCAGGGCTATTACTGCTCATTGCTCGCCGAGGCGCGTGGGCACAAGGTTTTTCCCTCGGTGCGCACCGTCAGCGAGCTGGCGCGCAAAGCGCTATACGGGGTCGGGCTGAATGATCTGCAACGCACGCTGGAGCGGGCGCTGGCCAACCACCCGTACGGCGAAACCGAGGCCTTCACGCTGTCGTTGTACTTTGGCAAGGCCTCGATCGAGCCGCTGCAAGAGATCGGCCGTCAACTGTTCGAGGCGTTCCCCTGCCCTATCCTGCTGGTGGAATTCCGCCGTGGTGAGAGCTGGCAGATCGCAGGCATCAAGGCCGGTGCACTGCACAAGCTTCGCGACGAACAGCAGCATGTCTTCGCTGACGCACTGGATGCGTTCAATCGCAGAACGTGGCGTCAGCCCGCTTCCAAACGCGTGGCCCGCTACGACCTGGCCATCCTCCATGATCCTGACGAAGCCCTGCCGCCTTCTAACCCCGAGGCATTGCAGCGTTTCATCGCCGCGGGCGAACAGCTGGGTATCGATGTCGAGTTGATCGAGAAAAAAGACTACGCGCGTCTTGCTGAATTCGACGCGCTGTTCATTCGCGAAACAACGCGAGTGGATGATCACACCTATCGATTCGCCAAGAAGGCCGAAAGCGAAGGCCTTGTGGTGATTGACGATCCGTCGTCGATCCTGCGCTGCACCAACAAGGTCTATCTGGCCGACCTGCTCAAGCGTCGCGGGCTGGGCATGCCGGTAACGGAAATCCTCTACAAGGATCGTCCGCAGGAGCTCGAAAACGCAGGGCGTCGCCTCGGTTTCCCCCTGGTGCTGAAAATCCCCGATGGCTGCTTTTCGCGCGGTGTGATCAAGGTCGCCGATGCGCAAGCGCTGGCCACTGCTGCGCAGGAGTTATTCGAGCACTCGGTGCTGCTGCTGGCGCAGGAGTATTGCTACACCGAATACGATTGGCGCGTCGGGGTGCTCAATGGCGAAGCGCTGTATGCCTGCCGATACTTCATGTCCAAGGGGCATTGGCAGATTTACAACCACAAGGCGCTGCCCGGCGAGATCAACGGGATGTGCGAGGCGGTGCCCATCGAGCAAGCCCCGCCCGCAGTCGTGCAGCTCGCCGTACAGACTGCCCGGCTGATTGGCGACGGCCTCTACGGCGTCGACCTCAAACAGGCGGGCGATCGGGTTTTGGTCATCGAAGTGAACGACAACCCCAACCTCGATGCGGGAATCGAAGACGCGGTGCTGGGCGACGAACTTTATCGGCGCGTGCTGCAAGCGTTCACGCAAAGGCTCGAGCTCAAACACCGTGGCCAAGCGTGGTGA
- the tspO gene encoding tryptophan-rich sensory protein TspO, which yields MTFFIFLLACAAAATTGVMFKPGPWYESLTKPSFTPPNWAFPVAWTIIYLLLAWAGYRLSLIPGSQTVLALWAAQIALNTLWTPVFFGAHQVLAALVILAVLWVVVAVMVVLALQLDVVTGLILFPYLAWLCVAAALNCSILMKNRL from the coding sequence ATGACTTTTTTCATCTTCCTTCTCGCCTGCGCGGCGGCCGCAACCACTGGTGTGATGTTCAAACCCGGCCCGTGGTACGAATCGCTGACCAAACCCTCTTTCACCCCGCCCAACTGGGCCTTTCCCGTAGCGTGGACGATCATCTACCTGCTGCTGGCCTGGGCCGGTTATCGCTTGAGCCTGATCCCCGGCAGCCAAACGGTGCTGGCCTTGTGGGCTGCGCAAATCGCCCTGAACACGCTGTGGACGCCGGTGTTCTTCGGCGCGCATCAGGTGCTGGCGGCGCTGGTGATTCTGGCGGTGCTGTGGGTGGTGGTCGCCGTGATGGTCGTGCTCGCCCTGCAACTGGACGTGGTCACCGGGCTGATTCTGTTCCCGTACCTGGCGTGGCTGTGCGTTGCGGCGGCGCTGAACTGCTCGATCCTGATGAAGAATCGTCTGTGA